The genomic segment TTGTTCTCAGCTAATTGATAGAATTTTTCCCCCTGCACTAATTGAAGGTAAGCTAAACGTAAAACCAGGACAAAAAAAATCATCACAATAATAGATCCAAAAATGAAAATTCGCCTTTCCATTTTTTGTGAAATAGCCATTGGTTATCACCACCCATCTTAAACCTTACCTTCAATTAGATAATACGATTATACTACAAAAAGGTAATTTTGAGCGATATAGAAATTTTTCGTCAAATAATCTTAGCGAGATTTCCGACGAAATAAGGCCTCATCACAAGAGGTGATGAGCTAATCAAGGGCCAAGGAGGGCCCTTTGATTAGGAAGCCTTATTTCGGCAGAAATCGAGCTTTAGATGATTCGAAAAATTTCTCAAGAAGCGAAAAATTAACTTTTTGCAGTAAATCATAATATTTAATAATTATTAAACTTCCTTTCTAATAAGTATATACCGGGGTAAATGAGAATGGTAAATAGAGAATTTACAAGGGCCAGTGGGAAGATTTTGGCTTTTAAAGCCCATACAAACGGGATGGAAAAGATCAACTGCTCTGATAGGAATAAAAAGATAAATTCATGGACAAAAGTTATTAAAAATACAACTAAAATCGGAATCAGTATCTGCTGTTTAAAAACTTTTCCTTCTAAAGTTCCTACCAGATATCCAACAAAAACCTTAATAATAATATTAGTTCCAAAACTGCCAAGGATTAGGTCAAGTAAAATACCAGCAGTAAATCCCAACTGAACACCAAATTTAGAACCTCTAAGTAAAGCTCCGCTAACGACAAGAATCAATAATAAATCAGGAATTACACCAAAAGGTTGGTATTGAATTAGAAGTGTTGATTGGATTAAAAGAATAAATAATAAAATTCCGAAATAAATTAACTTCCGCATAATCTATCTCCTTTAAAAATCAGTAATTACCAGTACCTCTTCAATAGGGGTCAAACTCATAAAGAGTTCAATCTCAGCCTGCTGAATCAAACCAAAATTCTCCTGTTTAACCCGGGTGACCCGGCCAATAGGGATTCCCATGGGAAAATTACTGGTCAAACCGGAAGTAATGACCAGATCACCCTCTTTAATCTCAGCATCCCAGGCAATTTGATCCATAATCGCAAAATTTTTTTTATCAGCCTGACCTCTAATAATTCCGATGGCCCGGGAGTCTTCACGTTGAACCCTTCCACCCACGACAAAATTTACATCAGTTAATAAAGTAACTCTGGCAGTATTAGCTGTAACCTGAGAAATCTGTCCTACTAATGCACCATTATAAGTGATAACAGGCATTTTATTTTTAATTCCATCCTTTGAACCTCGATCAATGATTAAATCTTGAATCCAGTTGTTAGGAGTAATCCCAATCACCTTGGCTCCGACCATTTTAAAAGGAACCAGTTCTTTAAAAGCCAAAAGCTTACGTAACCTTTCATTTTCCAGACGAATCTTATTATATTCTGCCAATTTAAATTCCAGTTCTTGAATCCGATGGGTTAGTCTCTCATTTTCCTCTTTGATCTCTTTTAAGTTGGTTATCAAAATCCAATAGTCATTTACTGAATTATGAACGTTAGCCACAATTTTTTGAAAGGGTCGGAGTAGTTGATAGAGAAAACTTTCTAAAAAACTTGTCTCCTTTATTTTATAACCTTTCCAACTTAGAGCTTCAAAACCAAAAAGAATAATTATAACTACCAAAATAATCCAGAACTTTTTTTCGCCAGGAAACTTCATCTTAAAACCCCACCTTTATAAATTCTTACCTAAACTATGAGATTTTTTTAGGAGTAATCAAAACCCTCCTTAAAACATTAAGTTCATCCAATACTCTACCGGTCCCAATAGCTACACAATCCAGTGGGTCATCTGCAATATGCACAGGCATACCAGTCTCCTGGCTAATCAGTCGATCTAAACCCTTAAGAAGAGACCCCCCACCGGTCATAATAATACCTTTATCCATAACATCAGAAGCTAATTCGGGTGGAGTCTGTTCCAGTGTCCGTTTAACAGCACTGATAATTCGAGAAATAGGTTCTTTTAAGGCTTCTTTGATCTCTTCAGCAGAAATTTCGATAGTTTTGGGTAAACCGCTTACCAGATCCCGACCCCGTACTTCTCTTATTTCATTCTCTCCTGGTTCAACAATAGCTGCTCCAATCTCTACTTTTACCTGTTCAGCAGTCCGTTCGCCTATCATCAGGTTGTAATTTTGTTTTACATACTGAACAATAGCAGAATCCATTTCATCACCACCAACGCGGATCGATTCACTGGTTACAATTCCTCCCAGGGATATAATAGCAACTTCTGTCGTACCACCTCCGATATCAACAACCATATTACCTGCAGGTTCATGTACTGGCAGTCCAGCACCAATAGCAGCAGCCATCGGTTCTTCAATTAAATAAGCTTCACGGGCACCAGCATGAATAGCTGCATCATGAACTGCCCGTTTCTCAACTTCAGTTACACCGGACGGTACGCAAATAACAATCCGCGGATGGACCAGACGAATTCGTTTGTGAGCTTTTTTTATAAAATGACGTAACATAGCTTCAGTTACATCAAAATCGGCAATAACACCATCTTTCATCGGACGAATGGCCACAATATTACCTGGAGTTCGACCGATCATTCGCTTAGCTTCTTCACCTACTGCCAAAATCTCTCCTGTATCCTGTTGTTTAGCAACAACTGAAGGTTCCCGAATAGTAATACCCTTACCCTTAATATATACCAACGTATTAGCAGTTCCCAGGTCAATTCCCATATCACGGGAAAATGGAGCACTAATAAATTTGAACATATTTATTTCCACCTTTCCTACTTTAATATAGTAATAGCAAATTATTTTTATATCAACTTCAAATTATACCGCGTTCTTTCAAACTGACATATCGACCATCTCCTAAAACCAGATGGTCTAAAATCTGAATACCCAACAGTTGACCTCCTTTATACAACCGTCGGGTAATTTTTAAATCCTCCAGACTGGGTTCCGGATTCCCACCAGGATGATTATGAGCCAATATTATCGCAGAACAGCTTCTACGAATTGCTTCCCGGAAAACTTCCCGGGGATGAACAATAGTCTCATTGAGACTTCCCTTAGAGATTTCTTCAATTCCGAGAATCTGATTCTGACTATTTAAAAGAACCACTAAAAAAACCTCTTTCATCAAAAACCGCATCCGCGGCATGAGAATTTCCACCAGGTCATTTGCTGATTGGATGGTCTTTTTATCATATTGGGCAGCATGAACCCTCTTGGTTAGTTCTCCCAGAGCAACAAGTTGGACAGCTTTAACCTGTCCAATTCCCCGGATGCTTAATAATTCTTCAACACTCACATCCAAAATACCTTTTAAACCATTTATATAACCCAACAATTCTTCAGCTAGCCCGGTGGCAGTTTTATTTCGTGAACCAGTCCGTAAAATAATAGCAAGCAATTCAGCATTAGAGAGAGATTCAGGTCCCCATTTAATAAGTTTTTCACGGGGACGTTCATCAATTGGAAGATCTGTCATTCGAAAATGCTTACTTTCGACCATCTTCCACCTCTTTTAGATATATTTTTTAATTTCCGCATCTGCTTTCTTAAGTATCTGAACCGTTTTTAATAAAGGCAGACCTACCA from the Anoxybacter fermentans genome contains:
- the mreD gene encoding rod shape-determining protein MreD, with translation MRKLIYFGILLFILLIQSTLLIQYQPFGVIPDLLLILVVSGALLRGSKFGVQLGFTAGILLDLILGSFGTNIIIKVFVGYLVGTLEGKVFKQQILIPILVVFLITFVHEFIFLFLSEQLIFSIPFVWALKAKIFPLALVNSLFTILIYPGIYLLERKFNNY
- the mreC gene encoding rod shape-determining protein MreC, translated to MKFPGEKKFWIILVVIIILFGFEALSWKGYKIKETSFLESFLYQLLRPFQKIVANVHNSVNDYWILITNLKEIKEENERLTHRIQELEFKLAEYNKIRLENERLRKLLAFKELVPFKMVGAKVIGITPNNWIQDLIIDRGSKDGIKNKMPVITYNGALVGQISQVTANTARVTLLTDVNFVVGGRVQREDSRAIGIIRGQADKKNFAIMDQIAWDAEIKEGDLVITSGLTSNFPMGIPIGRVTRVKQENFGLIQQAEIELFMSLTPIEEVLVITDF
- a CDS encoding rod shape-determining protein encodes the protein MFKFISAPFSRDMGIDLGTANTLVYIKGKGITIREPSVVAKQQDTGEILAVGEEAKRMIGRTPGNIVAIRPMKDGVIADFDVTEAMLRHFIKKAHKRIRLVHPRIVICVPSGVTEVEKRAVHDAAIHAGAREAYLIEEPMAAAIGAGLPVHEPAGNMVVDIGGGTTEVAIISLGGIVTSESIRVGGDEMDSAIVQYVKQNYNLMIGERTAEQVKVEIGAAIVEPGENEIREVRGRDLVSGLPKTIEISAEEIKEALKEPISRIISAVKRTLEQTPPELASDVMDKGIIMTGGGSLLKGLDRLISQETGMPVHIADDPLDCVAIGTGRVLDELNVLRRVLITPKKIS
- the radC gene encoding RadC family protein produces the protein MVESKHFRMTDLPIDERPREKLIKWGPESLSNAELLAIILRTGSRNKTATGLAEELLGYINGLKGILDVSVEELLSIRGIGQVKAVQLVALGELTKRVHAAQYDKKTIQSANDLVEILMPRMRFLMKEVFLVVLLNSQNQILGIEEISKGSLNETIVHPREVFREAIRRSCSAIILAHNHPGGNPEPSLEDLKITRRLYKGGQLLGIQILDHLVLGDGRYVSLKERGII